One part of the Vibrio hyugaensis genome encodes these proteins:
- a CDS encoding phosphate ABC transporter substrate-binding protein translates to MKKTVIGAIALLGAMAVTPVSAKETISAVGSSSVTPLMEVFSETYMKTNPNVFVEVQGPGSSAGVKAAKNGSADLGMSSRNLKDSEKEPTLKEEAVALDGIAVVVNPQNKLSGLTADQVTAIYKGEVTNWKDVGGADKPIVAITRDTASGTRGAFEDIMSLKMKISDKTVSAISQRAQVANGNGALKTMVASNPYAIGYISLGTVDGSVNALPIDGIEASVDNVKNGSYKVARPFLVLYKEGKPSAETQKFLDWMLTDEAQALVDQKGYISVN, encoded by the coding sequence ATGAAAAAGACAGTAATCGGTGCAATCGCACTTCTAGGCGCAATGGCAGTGACTCCTGTTTCTGCTAAAGAAACTATCTCTGCAGTGGGTTCTAGCAGCGTAACTCCACTGATGGAAGTTTTCTCTGAAACATACATGAAGACAAACCCGAACGTATTTGTTGAAGTTCAAGGCCCTGGTTCATCTGCGGGTGTTAAAGCTGCGAAGAACGGTTCTGCTGACCTAGGTATGTCTTCTCGTAACCTAAAAGATTCTGAGAAAGAGCCGACTCTAAAAGAAGAGGCCGTTGCTCTTGACGGTATCGCAGTTGTTGTAAACCCACAAAACAAACTATCGGGTCTTACTGCGGACCAAGTTACTGCAATCTACAAAGGTGAAGTAACAAACTGGAAAGACGTTGGCGGTGCAGATAAGCCAATCGTAGCTATCACTCGTGATACGGCTTCTGGTACTCGCGGTGCTTTCGAAGACATCATGTCTCTTAAAATGAAGATTTCTGACAAAACAGTTTCTGCGATTTCTCAACGCGCTCAAGTTGCTAACGGCAACGGTGCATTGAAGACAATGGTTGCTTCTAACCCATACGCAATTGGCTATATCTCTCTAGGTACAGTTGATGGCTCTGTAAACGCACTTCCAATTGATGGTATCGAAGCTTCTGTAGATAACGTGAAAAACGGTTCTTACAAAGTTGCTCGTCCATTCCTTGTTCTTTACAAAGAAGGCAAGCCATCAGCTGAAACTCAAAAATTCCTAGACTGGATGCTAACTGACGAAGCGCAAGCGCTAGTTGACCAAAAAGGTTACATCTCAGTTAACTAA
- a CDS encoding methyl-accepting chemotaxis protein, which yields MRQLLSTLSIKSQVFVPVLFTVILLVIGLSIGIGKLEQAFGKVTVSTNNLIVHKEELSSIVDNTYAMRIKAIYSLFRAEDVQTLNQELQHRQATNREFLSSIDQIEGIQAEVNAMRDAMNHYVDFTRITMTPLLNTKHSSNNVSSDFEREYETAMGQYRLAGEAMIGAIDNLSKKLNQIVTDEVTENGALHSDTITYSTISLVIILSIASLISWLLASYIVAPIRNLQETMREVAKGNLLVEAEETGKNEVSQLAQDVNQTIHQLRGTVDSLVRISEDVASASTELATVMTQSSANSDQEKQEVEQVASAINQLESTAAEVSTNAQQADSASNEASKLTSQSLSMFEESTRASAKMADQLNEAANVVTSLKDQSEQIGKVIEVIESISEQTNLLALNAAIEAARAGESGRGFAVVADEVRMLAARTQESTKEIQTIIEELQQQSGHANESMHSSLAMLEDNQALASEVSRSLSDINNAISDLNAINTQVATASEEQKQVTSDINNNLSTIYELVSQNVTGITQSAAAAQELSGLAENQKHQLKQFQV from the coding sequence ATGCGTCAATTACTGAGTACGCTGTCTATTAAGTCACAGGTTTTCGTACCCGTATTATTCACTGTCATACTTCTCGTCATTGGGTTGAGTATCGGCATCGGAAAGTTAGAGCAAGCATTCGGCAAGGTCACGGTCTCAACCAATAACCTTATCGTGCATAAAGAAGAACTCAGCTCTATCGTCGACAACACTTATGCCATGCGCATTAAGGCAATCTACAGCCTATTCAGAGCAGAAGATGTCCAAACACTGAACCAAGAGTTACAACATCGTCAGGCAACCAACCGTGAGTTTTTAAGCTCCATCGACCAAATTGAAGGCATCCAAGCAGAAGTCAACGCCATGCGCGATGCGATGAACCACTATGTGGATTTCACTCGAATCACCATGACGCCGCTACTGAACACTAAACATTCATCCAACAACGTGTCCTCAGATTTCGAGAGAGAATATGAGACAGCAATGGGTCAATACCGCTTAGCAGGTGAAGCAATGATTGGCGCCATTGACAACTTGTCTAAGAAGCTCAATCAAATCGTAACAGACGAAGTCACAGAAAATGGTGCATTGCACTCAGATACCATCACTTACAGCACCATTTCTCTTGTCATTATTTTGTCTATCGCCTCTTTGATCAGCTGGTTGCTAGCAAGCTACATCGTGGCGCCTATTCGTAACCTACAAGAAACCATGCGCGAAGTAGCAAAAGGCAACTTATTAGTAGAAGCGGAAGAAACGGGCAAAAATGAGGTGTCGCAACTGGCACAAGACGTAAACCAAACCATCCACCAACTCCGCGGTACCGTCGACTCACTGGTTCGAATCAGTGAAGACGTCGCCTCGGCTTCGACTGAACTGGCAACAGTAATGACGCAAAGCAGTGCCAACTCAGACCAAGAGAAACAAGAAGTAGAACAAGTAGCTTCTGCAATTAACCAGCTTGAATCTACCGCTGCGGAAGTTTCAACCAATGCACAACAAGCCGATAGCGCCTCAAACGAAGCAAGCAAGTTAACCTCACAAAGCTTAAGCATGTTTGAAGAAAGCACACGTGCCAGTGCGAAGATGGCCGACCAACTTAATGAAGCGGCAAACGTGGTCACGTCACTAAAAGATCAGTCCGAACAGATTGGTAAAGTGATTGAAGTTATTGAGAGCATCTCTGAGCAAACCAACCTACTTGCATTGAATGCGGCGATTGAAGCGGCACGAGCGGGGGAAAGTGGTCGAGGCTTTGCTGTGGTTGCTGATGAGGTGCGTATGCTGGCAGCAAGAACTCAAGAATCGACCAAAGAAATCCAAACCATTATTGAAGAACTTCAGCAGCAGTCTGGTCATGCTAATGAAAGCATGCATTCAAGCTTAGCCATGCTGGAAGACAACCAAGCACTTGCCTCAGAAGTGAGCCGCTCTCTGAGCGACATCAATAATGCGATTTCTGATTTGAATGCTATCAACACACAAGTAGCGACCGCTTCAGAGGAACAAAAACAAGTAACCTCAGATATCAACAATAACTTGAGCACCATCTATGAATTGGTGAGTCAGAACGTTACTGGTATCACTCAATCAGCCGCGGCAGCGCAAGAACTGTCTGGTTTAGCAGAAAACCAAAAGCATCAGCTTAAGCAGTTCCAAGTTTAA
- a CDS encoding DUF1566 domain-containing protein, which produces MKKLITALSLVLASQVAMAAQECSTDFGKTAPNSRYTYSDAGTVTDLKTGLTWMRCPVGMTWNAANEECTGTRATMSWQLALFTAKQIRNKDGNHLLHNFADKKNWRLANIKELVSLTERACHSPAMNSTGFASGYSLKDGDDVLGRYVWSNTPNGDGKHVATFDTTNGEVFNRDPLDSSFKSTLLLVTDE; this is translated from the coding sequence ATGAAGAAACTAATCACCGCGCTATCTCTTGTGTTGGCTTCTCAAGTAGCCATGGCGGCACAAGAGTGTTCCACTGATTTTGGAAAGACAGCACCTAACTCTCGTTACACCTACTCTGATGCTGGGACAGTAACTGACTTAAAAACGGGCCTAACGTGGATGCGTTGCCCTGTTGGTATGACATGGAATGCAGCAAACGAAGAATGCACCGGGACGCGAGCTACAATGTCATGGCAACTCGCTCTCTTCACTGCCAAACAAATTCGTAATAAGGATGGTAATCATCTTCTTCACAATTTTGCTGACAAAAAAAATTGGCGACTAGCTAATATCAAAGAGCTGGTATCTTTAACTGAGCGAGCTTGCCACAGTCCAGCCATGAATAGTACAGGGTTTGCTAGCGGCTATAGTTTGAAAGATGGAGATGATGTTCTAGGGCGTTATGTCTGGAGCAACACGCCTAATGGCGACGGTAAGCATGTTGCAACTTTTGATACGACTAATGGTGAGGTTTTCAATAGAGATCCGTTAGACTCAAGTTTCAAAAGCACTCTCTTGTTAGTGACAGATGAATAA
- a CDS encoding DUF1566 domain-containing protein has product MKFQYSFVAMSLALVGCGGGSGGDTSAPTYDVAGTIVSAGTLLDTPVCIDLNQNYVCDTTEPSAKTDNAGKFSLTSSDKNVLTSTILAQVDQGSNQTLRLAAPGQNLATGNTVNGVTTLFAGLVVDGKTVAQAEEIVKAQLTDAGVSLSGTVMSNAEASDLDKLEQNTVALLAAMQPQQMTKGVALLAQSLSFQGKPLASDLLSEAEVSAFAEEIAAVAEQTLGSNDTGAVLHFADGAADVAEVQASYPGQDAEYGFDKEDKQTSTGAGFKFVKLDAQGAALAADATEWACTMDERTGLVWENKSADASSVQFKDRLFAFESETFKPFSKDVELAGCKDAGDEVCTTSQYVEHINKQSLCGIAGWRLPTYRETYDLLDFGEQTLFAPNDEYTPYNVYGFNVKYFPQQTIGSPYLEYGAFWHSDFTFVNTSSQLVDAEVYFPAIISRGVDRGTISLVDIRSSNTSADADDSYQFPIRLVAVKGQ; this is encoded by the coding sequence ATGAAGTTTCAATATTCTTTCGTTGCTATGTCACTAGCCCTAGTTGGCTGTGGCGGTGGTTCTGGTGGTGACACGTCGGCACCGACCTATGATGTAGCTGGCACCATCGTTTCTGCAGGTACACTTCTTGATACGCCAGTGTGCATCGATTTAAACCAAAACTACGTTTGTGATACTACTGAACCGAGTGCTAAAACGGATAATGCCGGTAAATTTAGCCTGACTTCAAGCGACAAAAACGTACTAACCAGCACCATTCTTGCTCAAGTTGATCAAGGTTCAAACCAAACGTTGCGTCTTGCGGCTCCGGGCCAAAATTTAGCAACGGGTAACACGGTCAATGGTGTAACAACGTTGTTCGCAGGCCTTGTGGTTGATGGTAAAACCGTTGCTCAAGCTGAAGAGATTGTGAAAGCGCAACTCACCGATGCCGGCGTTTCTCTGTCTGGTACGGTAATGTCTAACGCAGAAGCCAGCGATCTAGATAAGCTAGAGCAAAACACGGTTGCGCTATTAGCTGCGATGCAACCACAACAAATGACTAAAGGCGTAGCGTTGCTTGCTCAAAGCCTTAGCTTCCAAGGTAAACCGTTGGCCTCTGATCTTCTGTCTGAAGCGGAAGTGAGTGCATTTGCTGAAGAAATTGCAGCGGTTGCTGAACAAACGCTTGGTAGTAACGATACGGGGGCCGTTCTTCATTTTGCTGATGGCGCAGCAGACGTTGCTGAGGTCCAAGCTTCTTACCCTGGTCAAGATGCGGAATACGGCTTCGACAAAGAGGACAAGCAAACGTCGACAGGCGCAGGCTTTAAGTTCGTTAAGCTAGATGCACAAGGTGCTGCTTTAGCTGCAGATGCCACTGAGTGGGCATGTACTATGGATGAGCGTACTGGGCTTGTCTGGGAAAACAAAAGTGCGGATGCGAGCTCGGTTCAATTCAAAGATCGCCTATTTGCGTTTGAGTCTGAAACATTTAAGCCATTTAGTAAAGATGTAGAACTTGCAGGTTGTAAAGACGCTGGTGATGAAGTTTGTACCACTAGCCAATATGTGGAGCATATCAATAAGCAATCTTTGTGTGGCATCGCTGGTTGGCGCTTACCTACTTACCGCGAGACTTATGACTTATTAGACTTTGGTGAACAAACACTGTTCGCTCCTAACGATGAATATACACCATACAACGTGTATGGTTTTAATGTTAAATACTTCCCACAGCAAACGATAGGCAGTCCTTATTTAGAGTATGGCGCGTTTTGGCATAGCGACTTTACGTTTGTGAATACATCATCACAGCTCGTTGATGCTGAAGTTTATTTCCCCGCAATTATCTCTCGGGGCGTAGATAGAGGCACTATTTCACTCGTCGATATTCGCTCAAGCAACACAAGTGCAGACGCCGATGACTCATACCAATTCCCAATCCGTCTAGTAGCAGTAAAGGGCCAATAA
- a CDS encoding proprotein convertase P-domain-containing protein, whose amino-acid sequence MKLKPLAFSLLIACTPAAQAAEWDYPATDSVVTNEAQAKTYLDSHYSEAGEFKFRYKTQSQLGEHYNFDVWVNGEYQAQRALVVTTDKNHHVVRVFKSLEDTIIRNGKPTVAMELESPRQLQAQEPPALSSGSLVDVEVSLFNPDLRTMQQQAAPESTWSALSDYPQPIEYVTKSIEVLQSGGKFYLSNPRLKQVDATGLFAAPAPGEAPVLDTLDFLSAEGVQAFDSVDEMQSTEFGDNAFPQLMAFYHLDSSIQYLTSLTYDLFDEPLRFDARGLSKDNSTYYYGTKALMLGVGGVSPDAVDADVVIHELGHGIHYQIVPDWAYGHTGAIAEGFADYWAGSASYRTQYLDASRRGQEFELDTVFNWDGVFGTRKTTRSLWNQRARYFESSEYPAHVSVGGELGDELWSTPLFQALKASVERYGDDTDSVFREFDAIVLEGMYGIGRGVKMHDLAESTVFAANTLFPNKDYAQFLTDSFNKHNLLKAPLRVRYDARYIAQGQDVGVSLSQTGREASIKGQWLLNNASVFDFDETLSDSTSMKVALPSGLTCGTQFDSSISLDYQFAEGLKTHQWSEKVMLVNGTPGLDIQPQSVNSALPEQGDRLFSQTLSDKSRTIDDSFAVYLNIEHDSLQDLQVTLVSPQGKSVVLLSHRASNTNGFKGYFTAQYDEELQALVAQPSWGTWRLEVSDRVSGNSGVLKEWGVSHFAQYQCSADTTKESSGGGSGGSGSPWTLLGLFLLSMVRVIRSR is encoded by the coding sequence ATGAAGCTAAAACCATTGGCGTTTTCGCTGCTTATTGCTTGTACCCCTGCGGCGCAGGCTGCAGAGTGGGATTATCCCGCAACGGACTCTGTGGTAACGAATGAAGCGCAAGCGAAAACTTATCTAGACAGCCACTACTCAGAAGCGGGCGAGTTTAAGTTCCGTTACAAAACCCAGTCTCAGCTTGGTGAGCATTACAATTTTGATGTTTGGGTAAACGGTGAATATCAAGCACAGCGTGCCCTAGTAGTAACAACCGATAAAAATCATCACGTTGTGCGAGTGTTTAAGAGCCTTGAAGATACGATAATTCGCAACGGTAAACCAACGGTTGCAATGGAATTGGAATCGCCTCGCCAACTGCAAGCACAAGAGCCACCGGCTTTGAGCTCTGGAAGTCTGGTTGATGTTGAGGTTTCTTTATTCAACCCAGATCTTCGTACCATGCAACAGCAAGCGGCACCAGAATCGACGTGGTCAGCACTGTCCGATTACCCTCAGCCGATCGAGTACGTAACCAAGTCGATTGAGGTTTTACAGTCGGGCGGCAAGTTCTATCTCTCTAACCCCAGATTAAAGCAAGTGGATGCGACGGGTTTATTTGCAGCCCCAGCACCTGGTGAAGCACCTGTACTTGATACGTTGGACTTTCTCAGCGCAGAAGGGGTTCAAGCATTTGACAGTGTTGATGAGATGCAAAGCACCGAGTTTGGTGACAATGCGTTCCCACAGTTGATGGCTTTTTATCATCTTGATAGCTCGATCCAATATCTGACAAGCCTAACTTACGACTTGTTTGACGAACCGCTTCGTTTTGATGCTCGCGGTTTATCAAAAGATAACTCTACTTACTATTACGGCACGAAAGCACTCATGCTGGGTGTCGGTGGTGTTTCTCCGGATGCAGTCGATGCTGATGTAGTGATACACGAGCTTGGGCATGGCATTCATTACCAAATCGTACCGGATTGGGCGTACGGTCACACTGGTGCTATCGCAGAAGGTTTTGCTGATTATTGGGCGGGCAGCGCGAGCTACCGCACTCAATATTTGGATGCTTCGCGTCGTGGTCAAGAATTCGAGTTAGATACGGTGTTCAATTGGGACGGTGTGTTCGGAACACGCAAAACAACTCGTAGCTTATGGAACCAAAGAGCGCGTTACTTCGAGAGCTCAGAGTATCCAGCGCATGTTAGTGTGGGCGGTGAACTAGGTGACGAGCTATGGTCAACGCCACTGTTCCAAGCGCTTAAAGCATCGGTTGAACGATACGGTGATGATACCGATAGCGTGTTCCGCGAGTTTGACGCCATTGTACTTGAAGGCATGTACGGCATTGGTCGTGGCGTGAAAATGCATGATCTTGCAGAATCGACCGTGTTTGCCGCAAACACCTTGTTCCCAAATAAAGATTACGCCCAATTCCTGACAGACAGCTTCAACAAACACAACTTACTTAAAGCGCCTCTTCGCGTTCGCTATGACGCTCGATACATCGCACAAGGTCAAGACGTTGGGGTGAGCCTGAGCCAAACTGGCCGTGAAGCGAGCATCAAAGGGCAATGGCTGCTAAACAACGCATCCGTGTTCGACTTTGATGAAACGCTTTCTGACTCGACCTCAATGAAGGTGGCGTTACCAAGCGGTCTGACATGTGGCACGCAATTCGATTCCTCTATTTCATTGGATTACCAATTTGCAGAAGGCTTAAAGACTCATCAGTGGAGTGAAAAGGTGATGCTGGTTAATGGTACGCCAGGGCTCGATATCCAGCCTCAATCAGTGAATTCCGCTTTGCCAGAGCAGGGCGACAGGCTGTTCTCTCAGACGCTATCGGACAAGTCACGCACGATTGATGATTCGTTTGCGGTTTACCTGAACATCGAACATGACTCACTGCAGGATCTGCAAGTGACGCTTGTGTCTCCACAAGGCAAATCGGTCGTGCTACTTAGCCATCGAGCAAGCAATACCAATGGATTTAAAGGTTACTTCACAGCTCAGTATGACGAGGAGTTACAAGCACTTGTCGCTCAACCGAGTTGGGGTACTTGGCGTCTCGAAGTGTCTGACCGCGTGTCAGGGAACTCTGGGGTGTTGAAAGAGTGGGGTGTGAGTCACTTTGCTCAGTATCAGTGCAGTGCTGATACCACTAAAGAAAGCAGTGGTGGTGGTTCAGGTGGCAGTGGCTCGCCTTGGACCTTGTTAGGACTTTTCCTGCTTTCAATGGTGAGAGTGATTCGCTCTCGTTAA
- a CDS encoding TonB-dependent hemoglobin/transferrin/lactoferrin family receptor, with product MKLTPVSAAVLSVLAASQVHAESDVYSMEEVVVTANKIDQPLSKVAGSVAVITEEEIEARGETELYDALRNEPGVSVTGGAGRPQNITIRGMTGNRIMIVRDGIRSADGFGANDINDAVGRDTFDLSNFQSLQIIKGASSSVHGSGAIGGVVILESKQPGDFLKDKDFYSDVSGTYTDISNKYKGTSNLAFRSGDTESLFNVSYWQGQETRNFDEDLYNRDLDGYSGAYTINHFFNEEVMLKAKAELYTQNQERLEGSPSIQPDGIWHIEGFAEDETSEEYSAYIGAEVTPINPTWFEELDTKVYWRHTEVVEDTNRLMRQVDHNGLITKRRELEHKTFIDETIGFRGDFTNTIYAANAEHQLAYGVELSTDYYERTDSDSKIDWNGVTPSTKQPFAPARAYNIGLYVRDMVELDKWTITGGLRFDAHRLTPDGEGEVGGFPLKDMDSSEVSPSLSVSREMFANNIVYVSYNHGYRAPEYDKAYGFVNHDFVPLTPFVIAPNLDLEAETSDSFEIGNKFDNGRAHVYASVFYNKFENFIDVVTTGFDSSTGNYIKQYQNLDGVETYGAELSAGYALTKQWDISTKFGYVDGKDAEGEYVRSITPFEGNAQLKYANQDFNAYVAWNWAAAMDRVPKCQTTLGLATECAQTSAWNTFDLGATYYVSKDLRVSANIVNLFDKEYIRYQDVAGIAEESKRYSTEPGRYFTLNAKYEF from the coding sequence ATGAAGCTTACCCCAGTCTCAGCGGCAGTACTTTCGGTACTTGCTGCCAGTCAAGTGCACGCCGAATCTGACGTTTACTCTATGGAAGAGGTGGTCGTTACCGCCAATAAAATAGATCAACCTCTATCAAAAGTTGCGGGCAGCGTAGCGGTAATTACGGAAGAAGAAATCGAAGCGAGAGGTGAAACGGAGCTTTACGATGCACTGCGTAATGAGCCGGGTGTAAGCGTTACAGGTGGTGCTGGACGCCCTCAAAATATCACGATCCGTGGTATGACGGGCAACCGAATCATGATTGTCCGTGATGGCATTCGTTCCGCAGACGGCTTTGGTGCGAATGATATTAACGATGCGGTTGGTCGAGATACTTTTGATTTATCCAATTTTCAATCTCTTCAAATCATCAAAGGTGCAAGTTCTTCTGTCCACGGCTCTGGCGCGATTGGCGGTGTGGTGATTTTGGAATCCAAACAGCCGGGTGACTTCCTTAAAGATAAGGATTTCTATAGTGATGTTTCTGGTACTTACACCGATATCAGTAACAAGTACAAAGGTACGAGTAACCTAGCTTTCCGCTCCGGTGATACAGAGAGTTTGTTTAATGTTTCATACTGGCAAGGGCAAGAGACACGTAACTTTGATGAAGATTTGTATAACCGCGACCTAGATGGTTACAGCGGTGCTTATACGATCAACCACTTTTTCAATGAAGAGGTGATGTTGAAAGCCAAAGCGGAACTCTACACCCAGAATCAAGAGCGTTTGGAGGGTTCACCGTCCATTCAACCTGATGGAATCTGGCATATTGAAGGCTTTGCTGAAGATGAAACCTCCGAAGAGTACAGCGCTTACATTGGTGCAGAGGTGACACCGATTAATCCAACTTGGTTCGAAGAGTTGGATACCAAAGTTTACTGGCGTCACACTGAAGTCGTGGAAGATACCAACCGTTTAATGCGCCAAGTGGATCACAATGGTTTGATTACCAAACGTCGCGAACTGGAACACAAAACCTTCATTGACGAGACAATTGGCTTCCGTGGTGACTTCACCAATACGATTTATGCTGCAAATGCAGAGCACCAATTGGCTTACGGTGTCGAGCTTTCTACTGACTATTACGAACGCACAGATAGTGATTCCAAGATTGATTGGAACGGAGTAACACCTTCGACCAAACAACCTTTCGCTCCTGCTCGTGCTTATAACATTGGTTTGTATGTTCGAGACATGGTGGAACTGGATAAATGGACCATCACAGGCGGCCTACGCTTTGATGCGCACCGTTTAACGCCGGATGGTGAGGGAGAAGTGGGCGGTTTCCCATTAAAGGACATGGATAGCTCGGAGGTGTCTCCAAGCCTGTCGGTTTCTCGTGAAATGTTTGCCAACAACATCGTTTATGTATCGTACAACCACGGTTACCGTGCTCCGGAATATGACAAAGCATATGGCTTCGTGAACCATGATTTCGTACCGCTAACGCCTTTTGTTATCGCACCTAACTTAGACCTAGAAGCCGAGACTTCGGACTCATTTGAAATTGGTAACAAGTTCGATAACGGTCGTGCGCATGTCTATGCGTCCGTGTTCTACAACAAGTTTGAAAACTTTATCGATGTTGTGACCACAGGCTTTGATTCAAGCACTGGTAATTACATCAAACAGTACCAAAACCTTGATGGCGTAGAGACTTATGGCGCAGAGCTTTCTGCGGGTTACGCGCTCACCAAACAATGGGACATCAGCACTAAGTTTGGCTACGTAGATGGCAAAGACGCGGAAGGCGAATACGTTCGAAGCATTACGCCATTCGAAGGTAACGCTCAACTGAAATACGCCAACCAAGACTTCAATGCTTACGTGGCTTGGAACTGGGCCGCTGCTATGGATCGCGTTCCTAAATGCCAGACCACGCTTGGCCTAGCGACAGAGTGTGCGCAGACAAGCGCGTGGAATACGTTTGATCTTGGCGCAACTTACTACGTTTCCAAAGACCTTCGTGTTAGCGCAAACATCGTCAACTTGTTCGACAAAGAGTACATCCGATACCAAGACGTAGCGGGTATCGCTGAGGAAAGTAAGCGTTACTCAACTGAGCCTGGGCGCTACTTCACGCTAAATGCAAAATACGAATTCTAG